A window of Apium graveolens cultivar Ventura chromosome 8, ASM990537v1, whole genome shotgun sequence contains these coding sequences:
- the LOC141680550 gene encoding uncharacterized protein LOC141680550 encodes MVDMLLGKLVDLFYTRRVDSAKWERRLTPDMEKKLNNEISKAFSFHVIAIVAVKDGRLLDCHAATTISVIHCLDRSPYEYCSRYFTVDKYRLTYAESILPVPNVEKPLSGEVNEIATIISPPPIKRAPGWPKMKQAAAPEETNRNVSVIACFLSFEELHVQLGVV; translated from the exons ATGGTTGATATGTTGCTAGGAAAGTTGGTGGATTTGTTCTACACTCGCCGAGTTGATTCAGCTAAGTGGGAAAGAAGGCTGACGCCTGACATGGAGAAAAAGCTAAATAATGAAATTTCAAAAGCATTCTCGTTTCAT GTCATTGCAATTGTAGCTGTAAAGGATGGCAGATTACTGGATTGCCATGCTGCCACGACCATTTCTGTCATCCACTGTCTTGACAGAAGTCCATATGAATATTGTTCTAGATATTTCACAGTTGACAAATATCGCTTAACGTATGCAGAGTCAATACTTCCGGTGCCTAATGTGGAGAAGCCACTTTCAGGTGAAGTGAACGAGATAGCAACGATAATAAGTCCCCCGCCAATCAAGCGTGCACCGGGTTGGCCAAAGATGAAGCAAGCTGCAGCACCAGAG GAAACTAACAGGAATGTTTCTGTAATTGCATGTTTCCTGAGTTTTGAAGAGTTACATGTTCAATTAGGTGTTGTTTAA